A region of the Falco peregrinus isolate bFalPer1 chromosome 19, bFalPer1.pri, whole genome shotgun sequence genome:
ttcctgatattttttctccccataaCTTCTAGGAACTTAATTCTGGGAGAGTTTTCTTGAGTGGCAAAAAGCCAGGGAGGTtgggaaagcagcaggctggagcagtACTGTGCTAAACTGCCAGACTAGGATAAATCTGACAAAATCTGGCAGCACGGTGGCACACAAAGTGTGGCAGGAGTGCCCCCTCCCCGAGTGGTTTCATGTGCGTGGGGGCAACCACCAGCTGTTTGTGGATCTATCTCTGTAGGGAAGGGGGGTGTTTTCCCCACTTTTTTGCAAGTACTCCCAGTGCATCCACTCCTTGGGGCTGATACAGGAGATGTGAAGAGTAGGGAACCATCTGGCTGTGCCTTGGGGCAACTATATTGTCCCTTGTCCCCATTGCTGCAAGCCTATGGCTCCTGGAAACTCCTCCTTGCACCCTGGCTCTGTCCCATCCCTCCTGTAGACCTGTTTGCCTGATCCCAGTGCCAGCAAATCCCTCCCAGTTCTATTGCTTGCTGTGAGGCTCCGGCCCAGGCTCCTGTCCCCTAGCATCAGCAGGACATtgcagcccagcatccccaAGCAGCTCTGTCCTTCACCCTTCCTCGAATACAAGTGCCATTGTGCCAGTTCTCACTGCGTCCGtggaggggacagaggggacaGAGCAGGTCCCCTGAGCCCCCCTCCCCAACGAGGCTCCTGGGGGGACAGCAAGCCCCTGGCTGGCTGCCATGCCTTTTGAGGCTGCGGATGGGCGAGGACTTTCTCTGGAGCTGTAAAGCCTGAAATAACTCCTGTTGTTTTCCTTGGGATCCCAAACAAAAGCAGCGTGTGAGCACAGAACAGTCGCTGCTGGTCTTGGCCAGCTGCCCGCCGGATTTCTGGAGACAGGCAGGATCTCAGTGCCCGCGTGTCCCATAAGCAGGAAGATGGAAAGAGGTGACTCCTTAGGAAGCTGTTTGGAAACGGCGGCCACAATGCTGTGACAATTAGGCAGGGGGTGAGGGTGGGGAGGTCATCCTGTGGGTCTGGACCTGTTACCTGGGGAGCAAGGATGCTTCGGGAAGGGATTTTGGGGGCCAGCTGTGAGATTTTGCATGTGTTTCAGAGCTGATCTGGCAATGAGGAAACCTCAGGAGGGAGAAATCTCTCCAAGCTATCATCTTTGAGCAGGGTTTTTGCAAGTCTCTTTCAGTGTCCTTGTGAGCGTGGCTTGGAGCAGGACCGTGGCTCTCTGCCTCAAGGACAGGCCTTACTTACAGGGTGACAGAAGAGGCTTTTTGAGGACCGGAGCAGCTTTCACTTGTACCCAAGGGGGTGAAATCAGACCCCGGGTCCCATGGGAGATAACTCCATGTCAttgccacagcccagctcctgtTTGTAAACATTTGCTCTGCAATTGCCTGCACGTTTCCTGTTCCACAGGGCAGTCACGAGGCTCAGGAAGGTTTGCAGAGTGAGTAAGTCACAGTGTCCCAGCCTCAGTGGCAGCATGGCCAAGTCGGAGTGTCCCCAGGGACCTGCTGCATTCACAGAGCTGCTTGTTTTCCGTCTGCTCCCCAAACCTCTCCTAAGCCAATTGCAAACTGCTGGCTCAGGCTCTCTGGAGAAGGATGAGGAAGCCCTGAGGGTATGGAAAGGGCTGGAGAAAATGAGGGAGCAGCCTGAGCTGGGCAGGGTGTGGGACAGGCAAGCAGGCAGCGCAAAGCagagcacccacagcacccatcAGTGGGTGTCCACCTCCATCACCCTCCTGCCTGGGCCAGGAGGTGCCAGGGCTTTTTGGTTTCCCATCAGATCTTGGTAGGTTGTTTTGTCCTTGAATTCATTTCCAAAGAATGCTTCTGCAGCTAATTACTCCTGCCCTTGGCTTCCTTAATTGAGGCTTTCATCCAGATCATCCCTCTTGCTCGGGTTGCTCAAACCTTTCCAAGCAGCCCAGAGCCAGCAGATCAAGGATATCACCATGTGTGGAGTTCACACCACTTCCACCGCCAGCCCGAGTGCTGCAGACCCCTTACAGCCAGAAGCAGACCAGGGGGGACACCACAAAGCCTTCCCCTCAAGGTGACCACTGCACAGGTGAAAGCACCCCAAGGAAGGATGGCCCTCACCCCTGTCTTGAGGTTAATGCTCAGAGTGCATTAATTGCCTTGGCCGGGCAGTGTGTGGAGAACAGGTCTGACGGGTGCTCGGCTTTCCCCAGCCTGTATACACAGCCAAGATGAAAGGTTGTTTATTCAGGGCCATGGCCATGCAGGAGCCAGGGAGCCCTCATCCATCTCAGCAGCGCCGGGAGGGAAGCTTGGCTGCCTTTGCACCAGGATTAGGGCTGCAGCTGGACTGATCAATGGCTCATCCCTTCTTTGCCCTGCTTTTACCTGGAGCATCCCCTCCCTGAGGGGAAAACCTGGGAGAAAAATTAACACAAGGATTAAACGGCACCTGCTGATGCGGGATAACCAGGAGGGATGAGTGGTCATGGAGAAGCTGAGGACTCAAGCATGGCCCAGCAGGGATCAGCATGACTCCCAGTGGAGCTGAACCTGGTTCTGGGTGGTGCTGTGGCAGTCAGCAGCCAGTCCATCCCAGAGAGTGGGGACCTGGCTAAGACCATTGCGTATGCCGCTGACAGAGACGGTCCCCAGCTATTCCTGATGCTGATGACAGATCACTCCAGGAGGGACTCCCCGAGGCAGAAAGAGGGATGCTATTTTAGGATCGGTAAAGAGTGAAGTCATTAATGAGAAGCCAGTTTAGAAAACAGCATTGGATTAACTCATCACGTGCAGATATAAGTTAAATAGAGCAAAAATCTCAGTGGGTACCTGGGGTTTTTCCATCCCCAAAGCGtgtgtttttctcctttagGTTAAGGGAGCACTGAACTGCCGGTGAACTGGGTGTGCTGTGGATCAGTGAGGTTTCCTATTTTGCTCTCTTCCTACTGACACCCATCCcactatttgcattttttacagCTGTCAGGGCTGTAGTTCACATTTTCAGTCAGCAGCACATGCTCCTGCTTGAACTCAGAGCCTCTGACCATGAGCGAGGGAAATTTAggcctgttttcttctcatATGCCTTATTTTGGGCATGTCTTTTGAATTATACCCGCTGCTGTTTCCCCATACCCAGCACGTGCTCGGTGACTTTCTGCCTTGCTGGTCCATCATTTCCAGGACCTCCCCTAAAATCCTTGGAAAAACAGCTTCATATTCACCAGCTCTTTGGTACCAAGGGAAGTGCCAGGTTACACATCACCCACAGCAATTTGGCtcttttgctgctgtgctgctctgggcgCCAGGGACCTTGCGTCCTGGTGGTTTGTTACAGCTGATTTTTCAGGATTTAATGCCTAAGTTTTTCTGGCCTTGCTGTGATTTGAGACCAGTCTACTGGCAAGTTGCCTGCAGGGAAGGGTTTGGGCACACTTATGGTGCTCTGCTACCCTCATCCTCTGCAAGAGCTCTTGCTCGCCATCGTCTGCAGTGGGACAGGCTGGCCACGGGTCCTGTCCTTGGTGTCCTCTGCAAGCTGATCTTCCAATTCCCCAAGGCTTTCTTGGGCCATTTCCATAACCCACCAGAGTTTGGAatcttttctgtcctctttgtTTGGACCCGGCTTCAAAGCTGGAGGAAATCCCCCAGGCTCTGGACACCTCTCCCTCGCCTGGGGCTGTGGCAGCTTCCCCAGGTCTCTCTGAAGTCAGTCTCCTCCAGTGGCAAGCTCCGTGTCTCACATATGATGTCTTTGATCCCTGTTCGCAAAGTTTTTACTTTTAACTTCCTTTTATCTCCCAGCTCCCTCATTTGAATGCACTTCCCTTTCTGAAGTTAAACATAACCACGGGGGGTTTCTGGGGCTTAGGTCCCTGGGTATACATCTGTTTTCAGCAAGGATGGGGCAGAGTAAAggttttacttttgttttaggaggtgggtgctggtgaGCATGCAGGGATGCTTGCCTCCTCGCCTGgtgaaaagcagaagctgaactGTGCCTTGCGGGGGACAGGAGCCCtgctggggtgtgtggggtgaaGGGGGGCATGGCAGAGCCCATGCAGCCATCAAcccccttcttttttgtttttcagaccCCTCTTTTGGACACTGAATCCACTCTGGATTATGGACACAGCCTTACCCAGGTGGGTGGGCTGGGAAGACCCACAAAGACATGAGTTTGGGGCGGTGGGAGATAGAGAAGCATGCCTTGAAGGCTGTGAGGGGTGGGGGGCCAGAGCACCCCTGTATCATGGACCcctcagctcagctctgggctggTCGCTCCCTTGGGCTCAGCCGTTCCCAGGGGTGGGTGATGGAGATGCCAGGGTGCTGGGATGGGCATGCAGGCGTGTTGCACCTTGGCGGGGTGTTGGAGGCATGGTTGACCATGCAGGGTGTCAGCGCAGTCAGGGTCCAGCACTCATGCTCTCCCCAGTTCCCCTTCCATCCTCAGGCATCCTCAGAGAAGATCTGGCGAGCCGGGAAGCTCCTCTTTAGCCACCtcaccagcacccaccccagcctCATCCGGGACCACAAGCATCACCTGCGGCATTACAGGTGGGATGGCTGGCACCCCTGCCATGCTGGAGGGTGCCGCGGGCTGCCAAGGATCCCAGCAGCCCTCTGGGGACAGCAGGACTTCTGCCCATCCCAGGCAGCGTTCacccagggtgctgggtgccgcAGCCCTTTTAGGGGTGTTTCTCACGCCTTCTCCCcttgcaggcagtgctgctccGGGAAGGAGCTGGTGGACTGGCTGCTGAGCGCTGGGCTCACCATCCAGACACGTAGCCAGGCCATCGGCATCTGCCAGGTGCTGGTGGACGGAGGTGTCCTGACACATGGTGAGGGCGGGGGGTGACAGCCCCCTTCGTGGCACTGGGATCTCGCAAGGCGGGACTCATGGCTGCTGGGGTCTCCCATGGGTGCATGGCCAAGGTCACATGTGCTTTCCCTCTGCAGTGAAGCAGGAGTGGCATTTCCAGGACAAGGAAACCCAGTTTTACCGTTTTGCTGAGCTGGAGCTGAGCCCTGAGCTTGGTGCTGGGCTCCGGGATGcggaggagctgctggaggcacTGGCCTTCCTAGCCCAGCTGGGTCCTGATGCGCTGCTCACCATGGCTCTGCGCAAGCCgtgagtggggctggggggacacagggctCTTTTCAGCCGCACTCCAGGGGGGTCTGGAGTACCGAAGGCGCTGCTGTGGATGAGTCAACCTGAGCATCTCTTCTACGGCTGTCAGACcagggagagaaagaggctGCCCGTCCAGAGGGGTTATGCCTGGAGAGGGGTGTCTGCTTCTTGGGACTGGGCGGGGAGAATGGCATGGCTGGCTGCTCACGCCGTGCCCCCCCCCTCACAGGCCTGCCCAGCGCACAGAGGATGAGCTGGAGCTTATATTTGAGGAGCTCCTCCACATCAAAGCTGTGGCTCATCTCTCCAACTCAGTGAGtgtggctgtgccctgcttCCCCTGTAAcatgtgtgtccccccccagcctgctcccagtCCCCAAATCCTCCTGCATCCCATTGCTTCCTGTCTGGGCATCCTGTCCTGGCCCTCTCTGAGCGTCCCTGGgcccccttcccaccctgtcCCCCATGCCCATGCGTGTCCCCTCCTCgctcagctctgggctggggTAAACCTAATGGCAGGTGCCTCTTGCCACAGGTGAAGCGGGAGCTGGCATCCGTGCTGATGTTTGAGTCGCACCAGAGAGCAGGCACCGTGCGTGAGTATCGTGTGCCCCAGGAGCTGTGCGGGGCTGGCCAGTCCTCCAGGAAAGGGTCCCCAGCCTGAGGAGGATGGCTGGAGTCTTTGCTATCAGTGTGGATGTTCCTCATGGAGCAAGGATGGAGGGGACCAGAGCACTTGCCGTGTTCACCCGATACGGGAGCTCAGGATGGGTGGCTGAAGAGGGGTGCTTGGAGGGTCCCACTCTTCAGCTGCTGGATACTGCTGTTTCCACTGCAGTGTTCAGCCAAGGAGATAAAGGCACATCATGGTACATCATCTGGAAGGGCTCGGTGAATGTGGTCACCCATGGCAAGGTAGGTGCATCCCTGCACAGAGGGGGTCTGCAGACACCCCATGTCAGTCTTCCCCAGTGGGGAGACGAGGGCTCCCACCCTGTCCCTCACTGTCCATGCCCCCTCCCAGGGCTTGGTGGCCACCCTGCATGAGGGGGATGACTTTGGGCAGCTGGCGCTGGTGAATGATGCACCCCGTGCAGCCACCATCATCCTGCGAGAGGACAACTGCCACTTCCTCCGTGTGGACAAGCAGGACTTCAACCACATCCTCAaggtggtgggcagggggcttgcagggtgctgggtcTGAGCTGGGATGCACCATGCATCCTCCATGGTGTTAGCAGGGGGAGGACACTGCACTTTATGCCCATATGGGATTTTGGGGTGcaagcagccagccaggcaTTACCTGATGGATCCAACCTGGGCTCATGGCTGGTTTCTCTCCCTAGGATGTGGAGGCCAACACCATGCGTCTGAAGGAGCACGGGAAGGTGGTGCTTGTCCTGCAGAAGAACctgcagggtggcagcagccagccagccgaGGCACGGAGCAGCAGGTGAcagcagcctgtccccatccctccttGCAGCCATGCCAGCAGCAATGCCAGCCAATGCTGTCTGtgcctctgcctcctctgccacTTGCTGGCTTCCCTTGGCAgagtttgctggcagggctgcgtCCCCAGTGGGTGAACAGGGATGCCAGGCCATGCTGACCAGCTGCGTCAAGTGGCCTCGTGGCCCAACATGGTGGCCCTGCCCACAGTTGGGGTGCTGCATCCTTCCCTGATGTGCCCTGTGCTCTGCCCACCAGGTACTTGGTGATGGCCGGGACGCCAGAGAAGATCCTTGAGCATCTGCTGGAGTTCATGAGGCTCGACGCCACGCTCTATGACCCCGTGGGTAGGTGGGGGgtctcctcccctgctccagggaCTACGCCCCAGAgatgggcagggggctgggaacagGGTGCCGGTGGGGGAACCAGCGCCGAGTGGGGCTCCTTATTCCTGCTGTTCGACCCCAAAAGCTCCTCCTCTCACCCTAAAATCCCCCATTgagctggggaaagggaggCAACTCCAAAGCCAGCAGCGTCTCCTCTCCCGCATTCCTCCATCTCCCTCTGCCTTTGGAAAGGAGCAAAACTGGGCAAGAGAGGAACCAGGAGATGTCCTCAGCGGGTAACAAATCAGAGCTGCCAAGCTGGCGTCATCAGCCGCTGCGTTGGAGTCAACTCACTGCGAGCGCTGCGCTTTTAGTGCAGCccttaaaattttttttcatccccCACAGCCTGCAACCTTGCCAGCCCTTTCCACGGtgttcaggaggaaaaaaagacctgCAGTGAGCATGGTCACTGCGATGGGGGAGACACAGGCCAACCCCACGCAGGGCACGGGTGATCCTTTCCCAGCCAGCCACACTGCCTGGCTGCAGTCACTGTGTCCCCAACCCACTGGGCACTGTGAAGGGGCAGTGATGGTGGCCTGGTCTCTTCCAGATACCCTGTTGGGGGACTTTCTGCTGACTTACACTGTGTTCATGCCGACCtcgcagctctgcagagctctgctgcaccAATATCCTTctgtggctggagctggggtggACTGGGCTCCATCCTgcaccacacacccccagctAGGGACTGGCATGCTCAGCTTGGTCCCTGTCAACCTGGTGGGACCTCAGGGGTTGGCCAGGGGAGCCCCAAATCCCCTAGGCTCTTGAGCACAGGGCACATCTCCATCTCCCATCCTGTCCTGGGCGCACATGTATGggggtccctgcctgctccccaccacTCGTGCTGGTGCCCTTGACTGATCCCAGTTTCCGTGCGGAGCCGCTGGAGGGTTCGGAGCAGGAGAAGGCCACCTACTCCCTGCACAAGCGTCGGAAGATCCTGCGGCTGGTGAGCCAGTGGGTGCTGCTCTACGGGCGGCTGCTGCAGGGCGACCGCAGCACCACAACCCTGCTGCAGGTACTGGGAGCAGGAGCAAGGGGCAAGGGGAGTGTCCCCAGAGGGGTCTGTCTGTGACCACCCTATGCTGACTGCCGGGCACCTTCCTCCTGTAGAACCTCGCGGACCTGGCGAGCCAGGACCCCCGCCTGGGAGGTCTGGTCCAGGAGCAAGCACAGGACCGCCGGCGGCCACGAGTGTGAGTCCTCCAGGGAAGGAGGGG
Encoded here:
- the RAPGEF3 gene encoding rap guanine nucleotide exchange factor 3 isoform X2, whose protein sequence is MHLFRSSSYEIRLEGEGGSLPRIQGIRWTPLLDTESTLDYGHSLTQASSEKIWRAGKLLFSHLTSTHPSLIRDHKHHLRHYRQCCSGKELVDWLLSAGLTIQTRSQAIGICQVLVDGGVLTHVKQEWHFQDKETQFYRFAELELSPELGAGLRDAEELLEALAFLAQLGPDALLTMALRKPPAQRTEDELELIFEELLHIKAVAHLSNSVKRELASVLMFESHQRAGTVLFSQGDKGTSWYIIWKGSVNVVTHGKGLVATLHEGDDFGQLALVNDAPRAATIILREDNCHFLRVDKQDFNHILKDVEANTMRLKEHGKVVLVLQKNLQGGSSQPAEARSSRYLVMAGTPEKILEHLLEFMRLDATLYDPVDTLLGDFLLTYTVFMPTSQLCRALLHHFRAEPLEGSEQEKATYSLHKRRKILRLVSQWVLLYGRLLQGDRSTTTLLQNLADLASQDPRLGGLVQEQAQDRRRPRVLENGHSSVSPQPKVEAALGGVRAPGGWRAGSHLPSGDPQQEGWPVGGHCPCSLPPWPQTRSSVNWLTSQEEAVLNSSCALRAQDKVPYEIYRPDHSCLITVLPINASVQDILRSLAPQLGQDGEHILVKVNSAGDKVGLQLDAVGVFTALGLNERLFAVSVEELDSLTPHPEQLGPHVGSSETLDLISSKDLASHLTDYDWNLFKSIHQVEMIHYIIGPQKFHDVTTANLERVMRRFNELQYWVATELCLCPEVGRRAQLLRKFIKLAAHLKEQKNLNSFFAVMFGVSNTAVSRLAKTWERLPHKIRKLHSVLERMLDPSWNHRVYRLAVAKLSPPIIPFVPLLLKDMTFIHEGNRTLAENLINFEKMGPQGSRR